Proteins encoded in a region of the Xylocopa sonorina isolate GNS202 chromosome 1, iyXylSono1_principal, whole genome shotgun sequence genome:
- the LOC143428229 gene encoding beta-1,3-glucosyltransferase isoform X1 yields the protein MFFLYLFYFIIPTVFWDRINVNALDPRDLVVVILSQKESYHIAHLEILKRNIYEQADALDKDPPKIVSSHELNINGSWTIIPLLDYLFDSYATSKWFFFCLENTVIRLSKLLNVLSKFKETKNLWIGHALYDHEPTIIHHFADHTKKFKYPHIASGFAITSRLLTSLVQKIIEGERPKDDFSIDASYEFSSFVLKVDKGVRLTHVPEICIVSSSDCATYPRFFHPCGSSVTSENVYFAIKTCKKYHVERIPVIKQTWAKYAAHIGYFSDVADKYLPEAFIVPNTTQGHCAKTYSILAEADKILKKKNLNWLIISDDDTIFSVSRLLRLLTCYNSNIALAIGERYGFRLWDRLHGYEYLTGGAGIALSAPLVHEMIKPGTCNCPSPTTPDDMYLFGICLVQIGVQPIHSSMFHQVCYTKIFIISIILVVMCKSNQPNAEIEVSIPSNYNTRLLQARPLDYATAYLASQEPISFHKFWMIEPQMVYDEWFAEADKSLITVKEHTEL from the exons TTTGTTTTACTTCATAATTCCTACAGTATTCTGGGAtagaattaatgtaaatgctttAG ATCCCAGAGACTTAGTTGTTGTGATATTAAGTCAAAAAGAAAGTTATCATATAGCGCATCTAGAAATATTAAAAAGAAACATTTATGAACAAGCAGAtgctcttgataag GATCCTCCAAAAATTGTCTCATCTCATGAATTGAATATTAATGGATCTTGGACAATAATACCGCTTCTGGATTATTTATTTGATTCCTATGCGACTTCTAAATGGTTTTTCTTCTGCTTAGAAAATACTGTTATTAGATTAAGTAAATTATTAAATGTTCTTTCAAAATTCAAAGAAACTAAA AACTTGTGGATTGGACATGCATTATATGATCATGAACCAACTATCATACATCATTTTGCAGATCATACTAAAAAATTTAAGTATCCACACATAGCTTCTGGTTTTGCAATAACATCAAGGTTATTAACAAG TTTAGTGCAAAAAATTATCGAAGGTGAAAGGCCTAAAGATGATTTTTCAATCGATGCATCATATGAATTTTCATCTTTTGTTTTAAAAGTCGATAAAGGAGTGCGATTAACTCACGTGCCAGAAATATGCATTGTATCTAGTTCTGATTGTGCCACATATCCAAGATTTTTTCATCCATGT GGTTCATCTGTAACTTCTGAAAATGTATATTTTGCTATAAAAACCTGTAAAAAATATCATGTTGAGAGGATTCCAGTAATCAAGCAGACATGGGCAAAGTACGCTGCACATATTGGCTACTTTAGTGATGTGGCTG ATAAATATCTACCTGAAGCTTTTATTGTACCGAATACAACACAGGGACATTGTGCAAAAACGTATAGCATTCTAGCGGAAGCAGATAAaatattgaagaaaaaaaatttgaaTTGGTTAATAATCAGTGACGATGATACAATATTTAG cgTATCTCGTTTGTTACGTTTATTAACGTGCTACAATTCAAATATTGCACTTGCTATTGGAGAACGATATGGTTTTCGTCTGTGGGATAGGCTTCATGGATATGAGTATTTGACAGGTGGAGCTGGCATTGCTTTATCTGCACCTTTAGTTCATGAAATGATAAAACCAGGTACATGTAATTGCCCATCACCCACAACTCCAGATGATATGTATTTGTTTGGTATATGTTTAGTACAAATTGGAGTACAGCCTATACATTCATCAATGTTTCATCAAGTATGTtatacaaaaatatttattatcaGCATAATACTCGTAGTGATGTGTAAAAGTAACCAGCCGAACGCGGAAATAGAGGTAAGTATACCTTCAAATTATAATACACGTTTATTACAGGCACGTCCTTTGGATTATGCAACTGCATATCTTGCATCGCAAGAACCTATATCGTTTCATAAATTTTGGATGATTGAACCGCAAATGGTATATGATGAATGgtttgcagaagcagataaatctTTAATTACAGTTAAAGAACATACAGAATTATAA
- the LOC143424720 gene encoding uncharacterized protein LOC143424720: MDYFQIFCAIAVAILSVYYYYTALYNYWKNRGIPGPKPIVMIGNFLDVLLQKKSMNDKVKEWYHQYKDEPVFGLYEGSTPILVINDLDMVKDVLIRDFSLFVNRGFRVFPKIEPLAQHLFLLEAERWRPLRARLSPIFTSGKLKEMFPLIVDCAGNLEKYLDKIAASGQSVECRDLAAKFTTDVIGSCAFGINMNALSNEESEFRKMGRRIFERSLRQRLRDSGRQFSPLFYSIFGRFLQDDEVTNFFIDIINDTIKYRKENNVSRPDFVNLLMELQNHPEKIDNIELKGALLAAQAFVFFVAGFETSSTTISFALYELAQNQDIQDKLREEIKEVYRQNDGVLTYEQLKGMKYLDKVFKETLRKYPVLSMLTRESMDNYTFKGTKISIPKNAKVWIPVYGIHTDPNIYPKPEVFDPERFDENAAARHPMSYIPFGDGPRNCIGARFAVNQSKIGIITVIRNHKVSVCEKTQIPFVCDPATFILTLKGGVHLKISSVQKVTMAYFEILCGVAVLLLLLYYYLKSVYSFWENRGVSGPRPIFCIKSTIKLFLAKLSSAQFSKDIYDSYKSEPMIGLYISKSPILMLLDPELIKTVLIRDFSSFTDRGLNVHERTEPMSLNLLMLDPIRWRPLRSKLSPMFTSGKLKDMFGLILECADHFEQYLNKIVATGGPIDCREVTAKFTTDVIGSCAFGLDMSVFEDEDSEFRRVGRQIFGVDLENVVRLKLRLHMPKVYDLLGFIAPDKRFAPFFTKVVADTIKYRKENNIVRPDFINMMMELRDHPQKLGDLKLTDTLITAQAFVFFSAGFETSSTTMSNALYELALNQEIQGKLRNEIREHLAKHNGKLEYEYIKDMEYLDKVFKETLRKYPPAAIVPRRAVTEYTFQDTKVTIPKQLLVWIPVFAIHRDPDIYPNPDVFDPERFNEDAIAARHPMNYLPFGDGPRNCIGARFAIYQTKIGLITILRNHKVDVCEKTMDSYQLDAATFLLAPKGGIHLNITKLKN; encoded by the exons ATGGACTACTTCCAAATTTTCTGCGCCATAGCTGTGGCGATACTCTCAGTGTATTACTACTACACCGCGTTGTACAATTATTGGAAAAATCGCGGCATACCTGGACCGAAACCTATAGTTATGATAGGCAACTTCTTGGACGTTCTCTTACAAAAAAAGTCGATGAACGACAAAGTGAAGGAATGGTACCATCAATATAAGGATGAACCGGTCTTTGGACTATACGAAGGAAGTACACCTATCCTCGTTATCAACGACCTGGATATGGTTAAGGATGTCCTCATTAGAGACTTCTCTTTATTTGTCAACCGAGGATTTCGCGTATTTCCAAAG ATAGAACCGCTGGCGCAACATCTCTTCTTGTTGGAGGCTGAAAGATGGCGACCGTTAAGGGCAAGACTCTCGCCGATATTTACATCCGGTAAATTGAAGGAGATGTTCCCCCTTATCGTGGACTGCGCGGGAAATTTGGAAAAGTATCTGGACAAAATAGCGGCGAGTGGTCAATCGGTGGAGTGTCGAGACCTCGCTGCAAAGTTCACGACTGACGTGATCGGTAGCTGCGCCTTTGGAATTAATATGAACGCACTCTCGAACGAGGAGAGTGAATTTCGTAAGATGGGCAGAAGGATCTTCGAGCGATCCCTACGACAAAGATTAAGAGATAGCGGCAGACAGTTCTCGCCATTGTTTTACAGTATTTTCGGCAGATTCTTACAAGACGACGAAGTGACCAACTTTTTTATAGACATAATTAACGATACGatcaaatatagaaaagagaataATGTGAGCAGACCCGATTTCGTCAATCTGCTGATGGAACTTCAGAATCATCCTGAAAAAATAGACAATATTG AGTTGAAAGGAGCCCTACTCGCGGCGCAAGCATTTGTTTTCTTCGTTGCCGGATTTGAAACCTCATCGACGACAATCAGCTTCGCCCTTTACGAACTGGCTCAGAATCAGGACATACAAGACAAGTTGCGAGAAGAAATTAAAGAAGTCTATCGCCAAAACGACGGAGTTCTCACGTATGAACAACTGAAAGGGATGAAATACTTGGACAAGGTATTTAAAG AAACACTAAGAAAGTACCCAGTATTATCGATGCTGACAAGAGAGTCGATGGACAATTATACGTTTAAAGGTACCAAAATTAGCATACCAAAGAACGCGAAAGTATGGATACCGGTATATGGAATTCACACAGATCCGAATATTTATCCGAAACCGGAAGTGTTCGATCCTGAAAGGTTCGACGAGAATGCCGCTGCTAGACACCCTATGAGTTACATTCCTTTCGGTGACGGACCAAGAAATTGCATTG GTGCCCGCTTCGCGGTCAATCAAAGCAAGATTGGCATTATAACGGTTATTCGAAACCACAAAGTCAGTGTTTGTGAGAAAACCCAGATTCCGTTTGTCTGTGATCCAGCTACTTTCATACTGACGCTAAAAGGAGGAGTGCATTTGAAGATATCAAGC GTACAGAAAGTAACAATGGCATACTTTGAGATTCTGTGCGGTGTCGCCGTATTATTGTTACTCTTATATTACTACTTGAAGTCAGTCTACAGTTTCTGGGAAAATCGTGGAGTCTCTGGTCCACGACCCATATTTTGTATTAAAAGCACCATCAAGCTTTTCTTAGCAAAATTGTCATCAGCGCAATTCAGCAAAGATATTTATGACTCGTATAAAAGCGAACCCATGATTGGTTTGTACATATCAAAGTCGCCGATTCTCATGCTGTTGGATCCAGAACTCATCAAAACAGTCCTTATTAGAGATTTCTCATCGTTCACCGATCGAGGTCTCAACGTGCATGAAAGA ACAGAACCAATGTCCCTCAACTTGCTCATGCTCGATCCAATAAGATGGCGGCCATTACGATCAAAGCTTTCTCCAATGTTCACATCCGGAAAATTGAAAGATATGTTTGGTTTGATCCTAGAGTGTGCGGATCATTTCGAGCAATACCTGAACAAAATAGTAGCAACGGGAGGACCGATCGATTGCCGTGAAGTAACAGCAAAATTCACAACCGATGTGATCGGTTCGTGTGCCTTTGGACTCGACATGAGTGTCTTTGAAGACGAAGACAGCGAATTCCGTCGCGTTGGCAGACAAATATTCGGTGTGGATTTGGAAAACGTAGTACGGCTGAAGCTTCGATTACATATGCCAAAAGTATACGACTTATTGGGTTTTATTGCACCCGACAAGAGGTTTGCCCCATTCTTCACGAAAGTTGTTGCGGACACTATAAAGTACAGAAAAGAAAATAACATAGTTAGGCCTGACTTTATCAATATGATGATGGAACTACGGGACCACCCGCAAAAGTTGGGCGATTTGA aattgACAGACACCTTGATCACTGCGCAAGCTTTCGTTTTCTTCAGCGCTGGTTTCGAAACTTCCTCGACAACGATGAGTAACGCGCTTTACGAACTAGCTCTGAATCAGGAAATTCAAGGCAAACTGCGTAACGAAATTCGGGAACACCTCGCGAAACATAACGGGAAATTGGAGTATGAATACATCAAAGACATGGAATATTTGGACAAAGTATTTAAAG AGACGTTAAGGAAGTATCCACCAGCAGCAATCGTACCAAGAAGAGCAGTTACCGAATACACCTTCCAAGATACAAAGGTTACAATACCGAAGCAATTGCTAGTATGGATTCCTGTATTCGCAATACATCGCGATCCAGATATTTATCCAAATCCTGACGTTTTCGATCCAGAAAGATTCAACGAAGATGCCATAGCGGCCAGGCATCCAATGAACTATTTACCATTTGGTGACGGGCCGAGAAATTGTATCG GTGCACGATTTGCGATTTACCAAACCAAGATCGGTCTAATCACAATTCTTCGTAATCATAAAGTGGACGTTTGCGAAAAAACTATGGACTCGTACCAATTGGATGCAGCTACATTTTTGCTTGCACCAAAAGGAGGGATACATTTGAATataacaaaattaaaaaattaa
- the LOC143428229 gene encoding beta-1,3-glucosyltransferase isoform X2: MFFLYLFYFIIPTVFWDRINVNALDPRDLVVVILSQKESYHIAHLEILKRNIYEQADALDKDPPKIVSSHELNINGSWTIIPLLDYLFDSYATSKWFFFCLENTVIRLSKLLNVLSKFKETKNLWIGHALYDHEPTIIHHFADHTKKFKYPHIASGFAITSRLLTSLVQKIIEGERPKDDFSIDASYEFSSFVLKVDKGVRLTHVPEICIVSSSDCATYPRFFHPCGSSVTSENVYFAIKTCKKYHVERIPVIKQTWAKYAAHIGYFSDVADKYLPEAFIVPNTTQGHCAKTYSILAEADKILKKKNLNWLIISDDDTIFSVSRLLRLLTCYNSNIALAIGERYGFRLWDRLHGYEYLTGGAGIALSAPLVHEMIKPGTCNCPSPTTPDDMYLFGICLVQIGVQPIHSSMFHQARPLDYATAYLASQEPISFHKFWMIEPQMVYDEWFAEADKSLITVKEHTEL, encoded by the exons TTTGTTTTACTTCATAATTCCTACAGTATTCTGGGAtagaattaatgtaaatgctttAG ATCCCAGAGACTTAGTTGTTGTGATATTAAGTCAAAAAGAAAGTTATCATATAGCGCATCTAGAAATATTAAAAAGAAACATTTATGAACAAGCAGAtgctcttgataag GATCCTCCAAAAATTGTCTCATCTCATGAATTGAATATTAATGGATCTTGGACAATAATACCGCTTCTGGATTATTTATTTGATTCCTATGCGACTTCTAAATGGTTTTTCTTCTGCTTAGAAAATACTGTTATTAGATTAAGTAAATTATTAAATGTTCTTTCAAAATTCAAAGAAACTAAA AACTTGTGGATTGGACATGCATTATATGATCATGAACCAACTATCATACATCATTTTGCAGATCATACTAAAAAATTTAAGTATCCACACATAGCTTCTGGTTTTGCAATAACATCAAGGTTATTAACAAG TTTAGTGCAAAAAATTATCGAAGGTGAAAGGCCTAAAGATGATTTTTCAATCGATGCATCATATGAATTTTCATCTTTTGTTTTAAAAGTCGATAAAGGAGTGCGATTAACTCACGTGCCAGAAATATGCATTGTATCTAGTTCTGATTGTGCCACATATCCAAGATTTTTTCATCCATGT GGTTCATCTGTAACTTCTGAAAATGTATATTTTGCTATAAAAACCTGTAAAAAATATCATGTTGAGAGGATTCCAGTAATCAAGCAGACATGGGCAAAGTACGCTGCACATATTGGCTACTTTAGTGATGTGGCTG ATAAATATCTACCTGAAGCTTTTATTGTACCGAATACAACACAGGGACATTGTGCAAAAACGTATAGCATTCTAGCGGAAGCAGATAAaatattgaagaaaaaaaatttgaaTTGGTTAATAATCAGTGACGATGATACAATATTTAG cgTATCTCGTTTGTTACGTTTATTAACGTGCTACAATTCAAATATTGCACTTGCTATTGGAGAACGATATGGTTTTCGTCTGTGGGATAGGCTTCATGGATATGAGTATTTGACAGGTGGAGCTGGCATTGCTTTATCTGCACCTTTAGTTCATGAAATGATAAAACCAGGTACATGTAATTGCCCATCACCCACAACTCCAGATGATATGTATTTGTTTGGTATATGTTTAGTACAAATTGGAGTACAGCCTATACATTCATCAATGTTTCATCAA GCACGTCCTTTGGATTATGCAACTGCATATCTTGCATCGCAAGAACCTATATCGTTTCATAAATTTTGGATGATTGAACCGCAAATGGTATATGATGAATGgtttgcagaagcagataaatctTTAATTACAGTTAAAGAACATACAGAATTATAA